The sequence CTTGATGCCGCCCTTGAAGCTGAGCACGTCAATGCCGGCCTTGACCGGCCCGAACGAGAAATTGCCGAGGTCGTCGATGACGTCCTGTCCGTCGCCGGCCTGGAAGACGTAGATGTCCCCGCCGGCGCCGCCGCTCATATAGTCGTTGCCCTTGCCGCCCCAGAGGATGTCGGCCGAGCCCGAGCCCATCAGGCTATCGTTGAACTGCCCCGCCGCGCGGTCCCTGTCGAGCACCTCCATCGACATGCGGAAGCGGTCCCAGGCGACGCCGTCGGCGAACACGATGGCGCTGACGCCGGAATCGGCCCGCTTGCCGTTGCTCAGGAGTGCGTTGTTTTCGCCGAGGAACTGGTCGGTCAGGCGGATCGTGTTGGTGCGGCCGCGGATCTGCAGGATCAGATCTTCGCCGTCGCGGATCGCCTTGACGTCGGTCGACAGCACGTCGGTGAGACGCAGCTCGTCGCTGTCGCCATAGTCCTTGTCGTCGATGACGTCGTCGCCCGAATTGCGCCCGACGAAGTAGAAATCGGCGCCTTTGCCGCCGCGCAGGGTCTGGTTCCCCGCGGTCATGTAGAAATAGTCGGTCGCATCGGTGCCGTTGACGATGACGTCGCCGGCCGTGTGGGTGATGATGCGCTCGTCGCTGATCCCGAGCGCGTGCGCAACACCGCGGATGTCGAGATCGACGCCGACCGTCTCGAAGGCCGGCAGCATCATCTGCATGATGAAGGCCTGGTTGACCGCGAGCGTGGAGCCGCCGAGATTGCCTTCGCCGGAGGGATGATAGTCCGGATAGACCTGCGCCAGGATGCCGTTCCACTGCGCAAGGTAGTCAAACACGGCGTCGTTCGTGTTGGCGGCCGGCGCGCCGGCGAAGATCGCCTCGAACATCGGGGCGAGCTCGCGATTGGTCGTCGGCTTGTAGCTGTCGGAGGCGAGATCGTAGGCAAGGCCCCGGAAGAAATCCTTCAAGCCGCCCTGCATCGCGATGCGCACCGCATAGCGCCGCGAGGTCGCGATGTACTCGGTCATGACCGGCTGCAGCATGTCGATCATGGTCGCGATGCCGGAGACGTAGCGCGCCGGATCGGTCGACAGATTGGCGCTGCCGCTGGGACCGACGGCATAGGCGATGTGCCCGGTCGCATTGTCGAGCTGCGCCGTCAGCATCTCGGGGCGGAAATCGATACCACTGAGCGAGGTCGCGAAGTGGAATTGCGCCGGCGTCAGCATCTCGACGCGATAGGTGGAATCGTCGGTCGAATTCACCTCGTCGAGCGTATCGAAATCGATGGCGTAGTTGCGCAGGTTGAATTCCCGGGAATCGCCGGTCTTCCATTCCAGTTGCAAGGCACGGTCGAGATTGCGCGCCCAGACATAGAAGGTGCCGTCCTGATCGGTCACCCTGACGGTGTAATCGACGGCGATGCCGTCGGTGAAGCGCACGCCGATCTTGTCGACGGGAAGGTTGGCATAGGGGTTGAAGCCGAGCTGCTCGGTCCGCCACTCGGTGCCGGTGGGATGGGCGAGCGCGAGGATGGCGTCCTTGCTGGCGTAGCTGGTGGCGGCATCGGAGGCGAGCTTCCAGCTGCCGTCGGTCTGCTTGATGCCGTAGTCGAGGATGACGGCGCGCCCGTTGACGACGCTCATCAGATAGGGCGCGGCATCGCGATCCGTTAGCGCGGCGTCGCGGTCGGACGGCGACCAGGTCTGCTCCAGGCGCCAAGAGGCGCCGGACGCTGCCGCCTGCGCCAGCACGTCCTGCATGGTGGCGCGCGCGATCGGCTGGCCCTGCGCGCCCAGCACCGGTGCGCCGGAGGCGAGCGTCCAATAGCCGCCCTGGCCGTCCTCGACATAGACGCCGCGGTCGAGCAGCACGGCCTTGCCATTGGCATCGGTGCCGACCAGCACCGGCGTCAGTTCGCGCGTCTGCTCCAGCGCCTCGCCCCAGGCGCCGAGCACGCCGCCGACCTGCGCCACCAGCGTACGCAGCTTCGGCGTCGTCATCGCCGCCGCCGTTGAGGTCACGAGCTCGCCGAACGCGATGTCGTTGGCGGTAGCGACCGCGAGGTTGGTGACCCGCCCAAAGCCCTTGACGTCGAGCGTCGAGTTCGACTGCCAGGGCGCCCGGCCGGCCTCGCCGGCATATCTGGTGTCTGTGTCGTTCGAGGCCAGGATGGCGTCGTACATGTGCCTGACAGCACCGCTCTGGAAGGTGATATCGCCGACGCCGGTGAGCCGCGCGCCGTCGGGCGTGGTAATGTCGATCGCGGTGGCGCCGAGATCGATGCTGACGATGCCGAGCTGATCGAGCGTCTTCAGCTCACCCGCATCGGTAATGCCGTCGCCATCGAGGTCCTGCCATACCCTGAGTTCGGACCACAGCACGTCCGCGGCCGTGATCTTGCCGTCGCCGTTGGAATCGAGCTGCGCAAGCTGGGCAAAGCCAGACTGCCCGACGCCGCCGAACATTTCCGAGATATCGTCGATCCCGCCATTGCCGTTGAGGTCGCGGACCAGGAAGCCGTCACTGCCGCTCAGCCAGCCGGTGCGCTCGGCGAACAGGTCGTGATCGATATCGAAATAGACCTGGCTGACTCCGAGGTCGGTCGTCTCGATGCCATTGCCATCGAGGTCGATCACAAGGGGATCGGCGCCGTCCGCCCATTTCATGCCCTTCGCGAACCGCGCCGCGGCGGCGCCAAGGGTTGCGGCCTGATCGATCAGCGTATTGCCGCCATACTGTGCGGCGATGGCAATGCCGTACACCCCGAGCAGCGGTTCGAGGATCGTCATGAGATCGGCAATCGGATTGGGCGCCTTGAACACCATGCCAAAGGTGCCCTGGCCGGTGAGCTCCCCCTGCTGGAAGCCGATGTAGCTGCCGACGAGATCGAAGTTCTCGATCTTCATCCAGCCCTTCAGGATGCCTTGCGCATCCAGCGCCTGCTGCGCCTTGTAGGCCTCGCTCGCGGTGCCACCGATGACAGCCGTAAACAGCTGGTCGAACTGGTTCGTAACGTACATGTCCAGCCCGCCGCGGGAATTTGGCCGGAACGCATAGGTCATCCACGGGAGCAAATGATCGAAATAGATCGACTTCGCGGGATCGTATTTGCCGCCGTTTGCAGCAGCCGTTGCCAGGAAATTGGTGTAGCCGACGACGGCACCCACGCCGCCGAATGCCATGAGACCAGCGATGCCACCTTCGGCATTGCCGCCGGTAAGCGTCAATCCATAGAACTTGAGCACGTCATGGTGCTGCGCGTCCTTGACGATGGTGTTGGCCGAGTACCAAATGTCGTCGGCGTTCTCCTTGCTATCCGCAACCTTTTGGCCGGTCTCGGGATCAATCCCGTCGATCGTATCGCCGTATATCTCGCCGCCGTTGGACCAGTTGACGATCCAGTCGCGGCCGACTCCGCCGATGGTTTTGACTTTCTCGCCCCCAAAAGCGATGACCCAGTCATCGCCTTCCTCTCCATCGAGAACAAGGCGCTCGTTCGTGTTGGCGCTCGGCTGGCTGCTATCATCAAAAAGAGGTTGTCCGGCATCTTTGGGTTGCGAATGCCAGCCGATGAGAACATCGTCGCCCTTGCCCCCGTACGCAGCACCCCACCCGTCGTGGACGAGGACATCGTCGGTATCCTCACCATAGAGAATTTCGTCGAAACCATCGTAAGCCCAAACACCTTCATGGGTGAGGATCGATTTTTCCTCGAGGAACGACTTGGCAAAGTGCATCGGGCCGCCAGCTCCGAAAAGCGGGCCGTCCATCCCGAACAGGCCTTCGCGGCCGAAGACCTGATCCGCTACGTAATCAAAAGCGTCAGAAACGAAATTGACGATCGCGTCGGCGAAGTCGACAACTGCTTCACCGATTGGGGCGAACAGGCCCGCAAGAGTTTCCGCGGCAGAATTCGCCAGGGCGGTGAAGTTGTCATAGAAAAAATTGCCGATCAGCTTCCCGAACCGTTCGGCCGCTTCAGAGACAGCAATCGCCGCCGGGATGGTAAGAGCACCCCAACTGGCCATCCCTGCCAACGAGCCGGCGACCAGACCGCCAAGCTGGCCGGCGACCGTCCCCACCACTTCGGAAATGAGTGTCTTATTCGCTGCGACCGATTTGGAAGGGTCGTATGTCGACGCTTCTTGAGCTTGCGCCGCGCCTGCCGCCGCGACAGAAATCGCTGCAATAGCAGCCGCAGGCCCCAACCTCTTGATGTTTGCTGCAATGGTGGAACGAACGATCTTCGGAACTGATCCGAACGATCCGATCGTCTTCCCACTGGGCAGTTTTGTGTCCAGAAGAGCTTTTGCTTCGGCGTAAGTTCTAGCTTGGGTACCGCCGATCACAGCACCGTTCTTGACGACCGTGATGTTATTCTCGGCAGCATAAGCCGACGAAAATGCCGCCGAGGCGGACCTGCTCCCCGCTGGTCCAAACGTCCGAAAGGTGCCTATTTCGCTGGAAACTTTGGAAAAGAAACCGGAACCAGCCAGCTTCCCGTCATATATCAACGCGTTGCCGACCACGCGGGGATTCAACGCGGCAACTTCCCGGCCCGCCGACGAGTTGATGATGTTATCCCATGAAAGCCCAGCGCTGGTATATTGGCGCATAAAGGCCGTCGTCGGCCTGCCGTTCTGAGCCGCTATAAGCAGCGGATCCCGCCGGCTTGCATAAGCGATATATCCGTTTGTCTTGCTACTGTTGGGGTTCTGCGCTTCGGTAAGAAAGTTGACCATCTGAGAGAGACGCGTGGTTCTCTGCGCCTCCGTAGCGTTGGTCCATTCAGGGCGTGTAAAAAGGTCCTTTATCGCATCGTTTAACCACGGATGCGAACCTGAATGAAGCAACTTGTTCAGCTGCAGCGAAGCCAACTGCGTCGAGGCTGAAGCGTTGTAATTGTAAATGCCGCTGGTTTGCCAACCCGGAAGATACTTTGCGAAGACGTCCTTGTATTGCTTCCATATCTCAAGGGGTATGATGTCCTGCCCCTGGATGCCTTGGGAGCTCATGATCAAACCACTTTCAGTTGATGATGTTTTGGTATGCGCAAGCCTTGGCTAGCGATCTTCGCCTGCAACTCATCGGAAAATAGAATGTTGGGTCTTTTCAGTCGGCGTTCGCGCCAGAGATGGCTACCGGCGACGACATCCTTCGAAACGGCCAGATCGCCGTAGCCCTTTTTTGTGGGGCTGATGGTCGAAAAAAAGTTTGCTTCGTCCGACCCCTCATAGCCGACGCTTTGAGCCGGCACGAAGCTGTCGATGAAGCGACGGATTATCATGCCGAAATATCGAACGGGGTATTCTTCGCCCTTCTTTTGGGTAATCCGCATCGGCCAGAACTGATGCACGCCTGGCTCCAGACTCTCGATCAACTCATGCAACTTCGCATCGACGGCAAGAAGACGATTGGTAAGCAGGAGGAGCGATCCGAGCGATTTGCGCGATTCGTCCAATCTAAATTCCGACGGGCGCTGATGGGGTTGAGACAAATCTCCGCCGTCTTCAGTGAACCTACGGGACACCGTCTCCCTGTAATTGACATCCCAGTTGTCGAACGCGGTCCTTTGCTCGGCGGACATTTCCTCGTCGAAATGTCGCTTGACCCCCTCTTCCCAGCCGACGTAGTCGCCGTAAGGAAAGAAATCGCCAAAATTGCCAGGGTCAACCAATCCCCACACCATCTTCAAAATCCTCTTGCGTCTCGGATCGCCTCGTCACAGTGGTCAGAACATTTGTTTCCGACAACGTCGAAGTCGATCGTCAACTTACCCGCATCGCTTCTAGGTGTCCCGCTTGTTCTCCCCCGCCTCCCCCACCGGCCGCACCTTCATCTTCTCCAGCACCGCCGGATCGACCAGTTGGCTCACGATCGGATGGATCCGCACCGGCTTGTCCTTCACCACCTGCTTGAAGTTGGCGAGCACGGCGGTGGCGACTTTTTGCGAGGGGGCAATGACGTCGAGCAGCCAGGTGGTCTCGCCGCTGGTCCAGTCCTCGGCCTTGAGGCGGACCGGGAACACGCGTGCCTGAATCTGCTCTCGGATCCTGGCGTCGACCTCGTCGGAGACGCTGGCCCAGATCGCGATGCCGGCGGTCTCCTCGACCTTGCCCTCGCCGCCGGCCTTGGCGATGGCGATGCGGTCGCGCGTCATCGGCTCGACGACGAGGTGCATGACGTCGGCCAGGGTCTGGTTGCGGTAGCGCGGCAGGTTGAGCATGGCGAGAACGACCTCGCCGACGCCGGCCTGGATCCGCATCTTGAACGCGGCGATCTGCGCCAGCACCTGCGGATCGAGCGCGCGCTCTTTCGCTTCGGTCGGCCCGGCCGCGGCCCCGCCCTTGATCCCGTTCAATGCCGGCTTGCCAGCGGCCGCCGTCTCGTTCGCGCTCTTTGCCATGGCTCTCGCTCCCAAATCTCGATCCGCCCAATGGGGCGTATTGCGATCATGAGGAAGTGAGCCTGCCGTGGCGGCCTGCAGCCCTGTCCGGGCCGCATGTCTGCCGACGCAAAAAGACCAGTCACCCGCACATCACCCGCCCTGGTTGTGCCAACGACCGGCACGAGAAAGCGGATGTATAATTCTCTCGCAGATGATCGGAAGCAGCCCCACTGCCCTTCTTCGGAGTTCATAGAACGTTAACCCGCATACAACTTCAAGACGAAATCGCGATACGCCCAAAAAAATGTTTCGCGATGTGTCTATCCGTTGCGATTGGCAACGATCGCCAGTTTTGGAGAAGGGAACTCGGCGGCGTCCGGAGATCGGCGCGGGCTGCTCAGCGCACAATTGGCGAGGCGCGCAGCAAGCGAGCAACGGCCTGCAAACGAAGCCGTGGCGTCACCGTGCCGTCATACAAAAAGGCCTGACGACGCGCCCTCGATGAGCCGGTCGAGCCATTCGATCACGCGTGTTCGGCGACGGATACAAGGCGCGATGCTCAACGCGAGTTGTGTGCACTGTCACCGTAATTCGCAATTCTAGCAAGCGTCCCGGCAGCACCGTGTCGAGAATAAAGAAATCAGCCATCAGACTCTTCCCTTTGATCTAGTCGCAAGTCGTCGGAAAAAAATCCCGGAAGGATTTCCTGCCTGATTGCTTCGACGTCTGAGCACTACAGGCTTCAACGTTCTTGATCGTATAGGATGCCGTAGAGGAACCCTGAAAGCCGTTGGGTTGAAAGGCGACAATGTTGGGCTCTGGCCCGATTCTCTCTTGAGATCGAACCAGGTCAGAAACATCCGAATTAGGTGTGCAAGCTCGTGCGACTCGGTTTCGGGCAATAGATCGGGCGTCGGATAACGGCGAGCCATGTCAGAAATCCTGCCCATCAAATCAGGATTCGCCCTGATCGCTGCGAGGCAATCGACGATAAAGCTGAGTTTAGGCAAACGCCATTCCGACACAGGCATCATGAGAACCTCCTGCGAGTCTCCGCCTCTGGCCTTCTGTTCCTCTTCCAGGGCCCAGAGCTCCTCGAGCCAATCGAAATACTGGCCGCTTGCGTCAGTCCACGCCTTATATTTCTCAGTAATTTGGTAGGTCCACGCCCATTGCTCTCCGCGTTCGCTCTGCAAGTCATGCGAATTCAGCGATGGATACAAGGCTGCCGTGCTCAGCGCGAGGTGGATGCACTGTCAGCGTAGTCAGACCGCCTCCCCTTTTCCAAGCCCAATTCCGGTGAAGCGCTCGGCCTCAAGAGCAGCACCCAAGGCATCGGATAGAAAGGGTCCATAGAGGGGCAGAAACATATCGCTCCACGCGTGCTTGTCGCCGATCTGCGCGTTGTTGAAGACGAGCTTGGCCGCAGCGTTGA is a genomic window of Bradyrhizobium sp. CB1717 containing:
- a CDS encoding DUF1629 domain-containing protein, which codes for MVWGLVDPGNFGDFFPYGDYVGWEEGVKRHFDEEMSAEQRTAFDNWDVNYRETVSRRFTEDGGDLSQPHQRPSEFRLDESRKSLGSLLLLTNRLLAVDAKLHELIESLEPGVHQFWPMRITQKKGEEYPVRYFGMIIRRFIDSFVPAQSVGYEGSDEANFFSTISPTKKGYGDLAVSKDVVAGSHLWRERRLKRPNILFSDELQAKIASQGLRIPKHHQLKVV
- a CDS encoding toxin-activating lysine-acyltransferase encodes the protein MAKSANETAAAGKPALNGIKGGAAAGPTEAKERALDPQVLAQIAAFKMRIQAGVGEVVLAMLNLPRYRNQTLADVMHLVVEPMTRDRIAIAKAGGEGKVEETAGIAIWASVSDEVDARIREQIQARVFPVRLKAEDWTSGETTWLLDVIAPSQKVATAVLANFKQVVKDKPVRIHPIVSQLVDPAVLEKMKVRPVGEAGENKRDT